The Alicyclobacillus macrosporangiidus CPP55 genome segment TGCATCCGCTCTTTCTCGCCCTCGCGGTCTTAGCGGTGTACGCAGGGTTGTGGCGCGACCTGATCGTCCTGTTTTTGCTCGTGGCGCTCCACGAATTGGGCCACGCCGCCGCGGCGCAAGCGCTCGGGTACGAGGTGGAGCGGGTGTCGCTCCTCCCGTTTGGCGGGGTGGCGACACTGGCCTACGGGAGCATCGGCTTTGTCCCTCGCCACGAGGCGCTCATCGCCATCGCCGGGCCTTTGGTCAATCTGGGGCTCACGGGTGTCTGTGCGATCGTGCACGCCTTGGGCCTGTGGCCGGATGCGTTTTTCCTCCGCGTGGCGGAATTGAACCTGTGGATCGTCGCATTCAACCTGCTGCCCGGGCTGCCCCTCGACGGCGGGCGCATCCTGCGGGCAGCGCGATCGCGCGAGTTGGGGTACGAGGCGGCGACACGGGAGGCGTATGACGTGGCGCTATGGTTGGCAATCACCTTGTTGTTCCTCGGTGCGGCCGCGCTCTGGGCGGGATACCCGCATTTGGGCATGTTGGTGCTGGGGGTCTTCCTGCTGGTCACCGCCTGGGCCGGCCGGCGCGATCTGCGGATGGAGACCATTCGCTTTCTGGACGCGAAACGGCGGGCATCCCGGCGCCGCCCGGAGGTCATTCGGTCGTTGGTCGTGCCCCGGACGACGCCGATCCGTGATGTCGTCCGCCGTTTTTCTCCGGACCGGTACCACCTCGTGTACGTGCGCAACGAGTCGGGCGAGGTGTCCGCCATCCTGGAAGAAGATGAGCTCTTGGAAGCCGTCTTTGACGGGCGGTGGCTCGAGACGGTGGGCGATTGGATGGACCGGCCCTGAAGGTTGCCACACGCCGGTTTGGCGTGATAAGATATC includes the following:
- a CDS encoding M50 family metallopeptidase, with the translated sequence MNLHRRFVLPAGGALGMVGLAAKVRVHPLFLALAVLAVYAGLWRDLIVLFLLVALHELGHAAAAQALGYEVERVSLLPFGGVATLAYGSIGFVPRHEALIAIAGPLVNLGLTGVCAIVHALGLWPDAFFLRVAELNLWIVAFNLLPGLPLDGGRILRAARSRELGYEAATREAYDVALWLAITLLFLGAAALWAGYPHLGMLVLGVFLLVTAWAGRRDLRMETIRFLDAKRRASRRRPEVIRSLVVPRTTPIRDVVRRFSPDRYHLVYVRNESGEVSAILEEDELLEAVFDGRWLETVGDWMDRP